aaatatgaacatgtcaattgcaacaacagatatttcactgatggttctcgcatcaacggatccactggcttcggtgttttcaatgtgacttcaaccaccttccgaaacttcaggaaccgtgttcggtttatgttgctgagctggcagcaattaacttcgctttggggataatttccaatcagcccgtagaccattatttcatcttctcggatagtcttagttctatcgaggcactccggtcgatgaaacccgttaagcacgcatcttactttcttacaaacataagagagcagatgcgtgttttggtcgaaagatcattcaagattacctttgtttgggtcccttctcactgctcaatctacggcaatgagaaggcagactcgctggcaaaggtgggcgcacaggaaggtgaggtttatgatagacaattctcgagcaacgagtttttcccattagtccgtcagagtactcttcaaagttggcaaaataattggacacacaacgaacttggacggtggctattttctatagttccaaaagtttctgggcgagcgtggttcagaggtgaggacttaagtcgaggcttcattcgcatgatgtcgagacttatgtctaatcactattcactaaacgcacatctgtacagaataaaacttgtcgatagcaacttatgtaggtgcggagccggttatgatgacatcgatcacgtagtttggtcctgctcggaaaatgacgcctccagagagcaattattggataccctagtggcccgaggtaaataacccttcagggaagttcgaggtgttttgggagatcgtgatatggtctatatgcaggccatttatagtttcctttgtgcttctgatatctgatatatctttctttcttcaaagttttttttgtgtttagtctctgctttctgttccgtagagcaccatagctctgccatccggaagatgctcccagtcgaaccattcctcgagcacgacgacacgccacatcgtccctgacgccaaatacccggatgagaagctgaaattccctgatcccaaatccttagccctgtccatccttaaacattgtaaactaacctcgagtcaccacgagtacgctggcttctacccctctcttactaactgaaaaattaaatgatattgattgtatatatcacaaagaaccatggctccgtaaagtgttatacacgcctgagcctaccaaataaacgaacttggaaaaaaaaaaaaaccaccaTAACCACAAATAActgtaaaaaaatcttctcaaatAAAGTAAAACTCAAATTGGTGGTGAACTTATTCTGTAAAactttaataaagttaaaaaaaactcaaattatTCTGAACTTTaaacgtttatttttttttattttttattttttttttaaacgttaTTATTTTGAACGTTTATTCATTTACCTACAAGGAGAAACTAGGAAGCAAAACATTATATCAGCAGGAAACAATTATTTCTTATCGCCAATGTTTTTCGGATCCATCAACTTCCCCAAGTCTTTAAGAGATACATCTGCGGATCCTCGGGGTAGTGGTTTTGGCTGACTTGGGCAAGGCTTCCATCCGACAAAATATATTATTTGGAAAGTGGCGGTCACTCCATCGTCTTTCCCATACATGTCTTTATAAATGGCGGCCGCTGCCATTAAAGTCTCGCGACTAATATGCAAAGGTCTGCTGAATGCTGCATTACTTTCGGCCATTCCTTTCAAATCCCACATTAGTTCAAACATGGAAGGAAATCCCACCACAACTTCGTCGGTGTCGATCGTCAGCATTGTGAAATTGGCCCGATTCAGAAGCATCCCAACGTCTCGAATCTGGGTGAAGGGGGACAAGTGCGGAGACAGGCCACCTCTTCGTTCTTGTTCGGCTAGCTGTAACGACGATCTCAGCTCGTACAAAGTTTCTCCGCCAAACATTGCACCAATAAAAACTCCGTCTGGTTTCAATGCTTTATTCACGGCTCTAAAACAAGCCGGTAAATCGTTGACCCAGTGCAGACTCAAACTCGAAACAACCAAATCTAAGCTCGCTGGTTCGAAATCGAACTTTTCTTCGTCCATCTCACGTACGCTGAAATCCAATCCGGGCGTTCCTTTCACATTAGATAGCATTGATGGGCTTAGGTCCACAGCGGTAAGCTTTTGAACCGTTTCTCCAAGCACGTGATTCGTGACGTACCCTCGGGCTGCTCCTAAGTCTACAGCGTTTGTGAATACGCGTTTCACATCGAAAATGCGATCCGATATCCTGTAGCCCACTTCCTCTTTAATGTAGTCGTACAACTCAACATCCTCactaaaatatttgaaaaaaaaatcaaaacatctcTCATTGCATAATATATTTATGATCCACAATCCTTGCTTACCTTCTAGCCGCACGTTCACGCTGGATTCGTTTTACATTCCTGTCGAATATATTAACAACCGGAGTACAATACGAGCGCTTTAAGACCGCATTCAGATAGGATCTGGATGCAATATTGCGGATAATTTGGGTCATATTTTATACGGTACACAAGAAATtgtttataaaataaataataattatcacAACACCGGTGCACGAAAGCGAAGTCTCGAGGATCGCTACCAGCACAGCCCGGCTTTGTGGGCGGGGATACCGATATTTACGAATAGTTttaaaacgtaataaaaaaaacaaactatcgAAAAGCCGGAGAGAGGTGTTGGGGGTGTTAGCAATTTGAGTCGAATAATCAATTTTATCgcttttttttctcaataatatttcttttttttttttttttttttgctggaaataatattttttcgaaaatattgaGTTGGCCAACGTAGACGTtggtacagtatacccccgctgatccgacaaatgtatggccggattatcggggtttctctcgttaatccgactgtcaaatccatacaaatgaaccaaaacaaaatcacagcacaaatttggaAACTGCGACAACATAATGTGttcaaatgggtgttgatactttttaatccggaaaattccgaattagcgagatccggactcaCGAGccgtcggactagcgaggtctGGATAAGCGAGGGGGTTACTGTACCTAActtcccatgtcagttttcttcaacatgagaaatatgccgttgaatttttcaaactcgttttacatggagaaattattttttttttaataaatcgaTGAAACCAGCAATCTTTCtaaaaatttggcaaaatattctttatctgtatacaTTGCTAAAGAACtataggggaggagaagaccaccagctgtcaccgagagaaaaagtagattcattgaaatttcacacggtgtggtatagaaaatgaagtatatttttgttataaaacaaaaattaaggacgtttctcaaaaaaatcttagtttacggggttagaatttaaaaagcacacaaaatagacatgatatctcgatttttataCCCCACAAGCTAAAAATTATTGGACAAAAAAATTTCTATAACGTTCtagagacattttaattctcattttctatatcatgccatgtcaaatttccatggttcTGCTTTTTCTCTAAATTTTTCCAGatggcagcactgatgaaggaacctcccccattaagggccgatgcccacgtagcgtttttttaagctgcgtgcacgctgcgtccacgcaaggtacccagcatcaaatgtagtcgtgcacacgtttacgtgtgcattactccatttgatgctgggtactttgcgtgaacgcggcgtgcacgcagcgcgaaaaaccgctacgtggacatcggccctaaggctcgatgcccacgtatagcgtcttttcaacgcagcgtacacgcagcgttaaaataacgcaggtgtgcatcggcgtgGTGACGCTGCGTTAACGCTTTTTTCCGATACACACCTGCGTATTTTTAACTCCGTGTGCAGCACgcagagttgaaaagacgctatgtGGGCATCGAGCCTAAATGGACCATAATTACATCGATGTTTAGTGCGAGAgtttacacgtaaaaaaaataatgttatttatctttctatataataaaaatgaaatggtctgtgttcgtatccgcataacgtgaaaacggctggatggattttcttcattccttctgcagatatgttcgttatagttttctacaggtttatatgatatttcctcattcgGAAATCATTAGTAAAGTTGATTAAATCGTGAAAGGCTAAAATGaagatttgtatgggaatttcgcatgggaagttcacaacgcgcattttcgcatactatgcaggacaacgtctgccgggtcgactagttattaataaagttgagtaaatggtcaaaaactaaaactaagatTCATATGGAATTTCGCAtgagcagttcacaacgcgcatttttgcCTAGGGGG
The nucleotide sequence above comes from Armigeres subalbatus isolate Guangzhou_Male chromosome 3, GZ_Asu_2, whole genome shotgun sequence. Encoded proteins:
- the LOC134225811 gene encoding arginine-hydroxylase NDUFAF5, mitochondrial, whose translation is MTQIIRNIASRSYLNAVLKRSYCTPVVNIFDRNVKRIQRERAARSEDVELYDYIKEEVGYRISDRIFDVKRVFTNAVDLGAARGYVTNHVLGETVQKLTAVDLSPSMLSNVKGTPGLDFSVREMDEEKFDFEPASLDLVVSSLSLHWVNDLPACFRAVNKALKPDGVFIGAMFGGETLYELRSSLQLAEQERRGGLSPHLSPFTQIRDVGMLLNRANFTMLTIDTDEVVVGFPSMFELMWDLKGMAESNAAFSRPLHISRETLMAAAAIYKDMYGKDDGVTATFQIIYFVGWKPCPSQPKPLPRGSADVSLKDLGKLMDPKNIGDKK